A window of Cydia amplana chromosome 16, ilCydAmpl1.1, whole genome shotgun sequence genomic DNA:
TCTaatgggaaaatatgcgaatggaaaaatcatgttaggaattaatgcgtctggtgtaaattaagaataggaaaaaatgcgaatagaaactatgctacaggtaaattatgattttggaaaaatgatctaaccagtcatGATTCATGCCCTAATTGACGAACTTGTCTTTAAACCGTCCCTTGGCTTTAAACCGTCGACGTATAAAATCAAGTATGTAATACCTACATAGGAACCTATATTtcagaatatttacttacagtAAATCCAATATATAGATTGTATATTCTATATATTGTGACGTCttcttaaacaaataaatataaaattatatttaaatattaacatgAGAAAAAAtcaaaagcattaatttagattacaTTTGTGATGTTGTATGTAATGGTTATTGAAGCTAAGTACTATTTCCCTTGCAGTAATGAGATGAAAAATTTGCGGTACCTACACTCGATAGCAAAGTTCCTTCTCTTGTATCTAAAAACCATAATTACACCCAATTTGAGGCGCTGGTAACCTAGCGGTAAAAGCATGCGAATTTCCGACATAATATTGAATGAAGTAAGCGGGTTCAAATTCAAAGCCCAACTCATGccaatgagttttcggaacttatatctaacgttattatttgatattttactgATGCGTAGTGCTGGCCGTTTAGATGTTTCTGGGActtagatatttttattattaataacactgTAGGCTTGTTTCATGACTAGAAACAACATTCGATTAACTAATTCAAGTATTAATCAATTGTTTGGCCCATGACTGAGCCTACTTACGAAAACAGCAAAGAAACCCACAGAGGTACTTTGGAGCTTTGACCTTAGTTTTTAAAGGAGATGACGTGGGCAACTTTTGGTATCGTGGCTGTTGATATGGTATTATAAGTTCGAGTACCGAAGCGTCATCTTCATCGGAAGCGGTGAGCTCGACTTCGAAGAGCGACGGCGAGACGCGCACGGAGCGCTCCCCGAACGAGCGGTTAGGGTGCTGTGCGCAATACGGAATCGGCATTTCGATCTCGACGGTGACATCGCTTTCTTCGTCGACACTGTCCTGTAATAgtaaaaatattgattttaatATAGTTACGGGAACAAAGCTAATATTTGTTGAAGTGGAACAACTATTGGCTTGGTTGTGTTTTTTTTCGATAATGTTGCCTAATAATTTTAGCTACGTGACCTTATTGACATACCTATAAGTACTCACCCCATTCTAGTGCAAGTATTTGCTGTTACTATCAATATTGCTGCCAAGTCTCTTCAGTCATCTCGGTCTCTTAAGACACGGTCATCTCGACATTCTCGACTTTGCACTTACCTCATTCTAGTCTTATATTCGCTGCTGACGCCGATGCTGCTGCCAAGTATCTTACCAAATCTTACACAGCCTTTCTGTGGCTGCACTTCGTTTTGCTGGCGTTATGCCAGCTCTTGTACACCGTAACTGTGTGCTTACCTCATTCTGGTATTGGCGGTCGTAGGTAAGTTCCACTGTCTAGATGGGCATGTCCGCCCAGACTGCATGGGGCCATCCTGATTTTGTACTGGCCTCCTTCTGGTAATGTCTTCGTTCTGACTGATGCTGACGACGTCTATCGTTGTACTTACTAATAAGTGTCTTTATACCGATACATAACATTGTCAATTGCGACGGCAATGGCCGCGTCGCTCGCTGTCAACGCCGCTGTCTACCGGGACATGTAGCAGCAGGAGCAGCTCACTATCTTAACCCACGTGTATATTAGCTAGTATCTCTTACATATTCATGTCAGCTATGCCGACCTCGTTCTGCCGCGCTCGGCGCCGGCCGCGTCGCTCGGTGTCAGTGGCGTCGCTGTTAATGCCGCTGTCCGCCGGGTCCTGTACCTGTCAATGTCCACTGTATACCGACCTCGTTCTGCCTTGCTTGGCGCCGGCCGCGTTGCTCGGTGTCCGTGGCGTCGCTGTCGATGCCGATGTCCGCCGGGTCCTGTACCTGTCTATGTCCACTGTATACCTACCTCGTTCTGCCTTGCTTGGCGCCGGCCGCGTCGCTCGGTGTCAGTGGCGTCGCTGTCGATGCCGCTGTCCGCCGGGTCCTGTACCTGTCTATGTCGACTGTATACCGACCTCGTTCTGCCTTGCTTGGCGTCGGCCGCGTCGCTCGGTGTCAGTGGCGTCGCTGTCGATGCCGCTGTCCGCCGGCTCCTGTACCTGTCTATGTCGACTGTATACCGACCTCGTTCTGCCTTGCTTGGCGCCGGCCGCGTCGCTCGGTGTCCGTGGCGTCGCTGTCAATGCCGCTGTCCGCCGGGTCCTGTACCTGTCAATTTCCACTGTATACGGACCTCGTTCTGCCTTGCTTGGCGCCGGCCACGTCGCTCGGTGTCCGTGGCGTCGCTGTCAATGCCGCTGTCCGCCGGGTCCTGTACCTGTCTATGTCGACTGTACACCGACCTCGGCCTCGTTCAGCCGCACTTGGCGCCGGCCGCGCCGCTCGGTGTCCGTGGCGTCGCTGTCGATGCCGCTGTCCGCCGGGTCCTGTACCTGTCAATTTCCACTGTATACGGACCTCGTTCAGCCGCGCTTGGCGCCGGCCGCGTCGCTCGGTGTCCGTGGCGTCGCTGTCAATGCCGCTGTCCGCCGGGTCCTGTGCCGGCAGCAGCAGCTCTCGTACCTCAGGATCCGCCAGTGTGACCGCTTGCACCTCTGCTGGAAATTTCAGTAGATTTATCAATAATAATGTTTTAACAAAAATCGTGATACTGAATTAACAATCTGTTTAAGTTTTGATTTGTTTATCATAAGACCTTGATTCGATTCCATTTCGAGCGTCAAGATCGCATCATAACAagatcaaaaccttaacaaattgtaAAATCAGAATCGACCTTCAACTCAACAATAAATAAACTGTCTTTTATTTCCATGAATAAACATGCAcaccttaaataataaaagcaCCCAAATTTCCAGGAGAATATATTTCTACATCATaaatcatataggtacctaaatatataaTTCTCACATATCGCCAATTTCTTTAATCACAATAACAACACAGAACTGATGACCGTGAACAtcgatacctacctacctattacatcTTACAATGCCGACATAAGTATTACGTCTTTAATTCCGTAGTTACTTGCTACAGGTGTACAAAAATAATGTCCAAGGAATTAAATTGTGGAGAGTTTGTGGAGAAGGttaaataatacatacattttCACTGCAGCTCGCTGTAGCTTTTAATCGTTACACAGACACGCGTGAAGCACAGTAGATTGTTGCGAACGGGCTACGGCCCGGCCACGTCTCGTGTAGCCCCCGTCCTTGGTTGCCATAGCAACCGTCGTGCGCGCGCAACCCATTCTGACGTTGTGTTTTGACAAAATTGTTTCGAATTTGTCAAACTTTTCTAATCGCTACGAATATTCTGTAATTTAgtgtttattgataaaatagacAGATTAAAATGCCACCAAAAAAGGTATGTATTGTTAGAGTAAAGAATATATTATAGTAACAACTTAACTTGTATGttaaataatttagttttaGACAAAGATCAGTAAGCaattcaaaaacaatttcctcaggcttgtttcattatttgttatttagaaGTATATTGTTAAACTGATAAATATAGTACAATTTCATTACTTTATTAGagtaatacaaaatatgtgATTATGTAATGCATCTATCACATTGATCAAACACATACTACGTTGCTACTCCACGACCCTCACTACTAGTAAGACACGTAACTGACTTTATAACCTCACTAATCCCAAACGGTATCCCGCTTAGAATTACCTACACTAAATTTCCATATTGCTACGTTTACCTATAAACTCTACTCCATAACTTTGGATATGAAGTAAAGCCTTGCTGTGCTAGGGAAAAATTACGTAAGCTAGTTTCGGTTAGTCTTAGAAATT
This region includes:
- the LOC134655346 gene encoding uncharacterized protein LOC134655346, encoding MGCARTTVAMATKDGGYTRRGRAVARSQQSTVLHACLSEVQAVTLADPEVRELLLPAQDPADSGIDSDATDTERRGRRQARLNEDSVDEESDVTVEIEMPIPYCAQHPNRSFGERSVRVSPSLFEVELTASDEDDASVLELIIPYQQPRYQKLPTSSPLKTKVKAPKYLCGFLCCFRK